The genomic DNA ACGATAACATCGGTCTTAAATGGAACTCCAACGACAAGCTGCGGCGCCACAAATGGAATAGAATTTATCCCCACTCCTGGAGGTATTACCGTTCCTCCGTAATTCGCTCCACGATCCTTATCACCAATGACCGTGGGCGCTGGCACCGGAGTGTACCCGGGAACAACCGGGGTATATTCTTTATCCTTGTTTGGCGCCATTGCAACCATTGCAACCACTCCAAATTCAAAACCCAAAACACTGTGTGTCTTGGCGGAATGAAAAAAACCGCTACTCATGTTCATTCCCACGCCGTTCACCAATGGCTGAATATACATTTTTCCATTGGTCTCATCCAATTCCTTAAGATTATCCAGTACTTTGCCTTGCGCATTTACGCTTGCAGTAAGAAATGCCAGCATCGTGACGAACTTCATCATTTTGAAAATGCTCATGTTCCTTCTCTCCTTAAATTTATTAGACTAGTGAAACCTGTATAAATATAATCAATAGGTGTGCTGTTTGCAATCTTCTAATCACGCTTTAGTTTAAGGTTTAATGTTAAATGTGTAATAATCGAACGCTAAAGACGAATTGAGAATACGGCATCATTGGTCCAATGTCTCCATTTCTTCTTCAAGTAATTGACGCTGATACATATCGGCATATACCCCGCCAAGTGACACCAGTTCCTCATGCGTGCCTTGTTCGATAATTTCCCCATCGGATAACGTGATGATCATATCGGCATATTTTACCGTTTGTATACGGTGACTCACGATCAGACAAGTGCGATTTTGCATCAGTTGTCGGAGATGGGATAAAATTTCGTCTTCGGTTCGCGTGTCCACACTCGACAGCGAATCATCGAGAATCAGTATTTTGGGATCGCACATTACGGCACGCGCAATAGCCAATCGCTGCTTCTGTCCGCCGGAGAGCGTTATGCCGCGCTCCCCGATGATCGTTTCGTATTTTTCGGGAAACTCCTCGATATTTGACCGTAACTGAGCAACCTCGGTCGCATGTTCAACCTGATTCATAACGGATTCATCGACGCCAAAAATCACATTATTCAGTATACTGTCTGAAAAAAGAAAATTGTCCTGTGGAACCATGCCGATATGACCGCGTAAGGTGGCGAGGGGAATCCGGTGTATTTCAATGCCATCGATAAATAGAGAATCTTTTGGAACTTCGAAGAGCCGCGGTATAAGGTTAACCAATGTGCTTTTTCCCGAACCCGTTTGGCCGACGACACCGACTATCGTTCCAGGCTCAATACTTAGATTGATATTTTTCAAAACCGTTCGTTGATCTTGATATGAAAAATTCATATTCCTGAATTCTATCTTACCTCTGAGTTTGGTCACGTGACTGACACCGGAATCGTCTTTGATTTTTGGCTGCGTTTCCAAAATCGCATTCATCCGAATCATCGAAGCGGACCCGCGTTGAAAAATACTCAACACCCAGCCCAGCGCAATGATCGGCCAGATCAACATCGCAAGATAAAAATTGAATGCAGCAAAGTGCCCGATAGTTATCTCCTGCAGCGCAATGAGCCTTCCACCAAACCACAGCAGCGTGGCTACGCTGAGCCCGATGGTCAGTATGACGCTTGACATCATGATCCCTCGCACCCTCACCATGTCCATATTCAACATTACGTATTCTTCACTCAACGAGCGAAACCGGCTGATCTCAAACATTTCCCTGACGTAAGATTTTATCACGCGAATACCGGAGAAGTTTTCCTGCGCCAACGAGCTGATATCGGATAATTTTTCCTGAACTTTCTGCGAACGAACGTGAATAAGTTTTGACAACCGGTTAATCGCAAAGGAAAGAACCAATAAAGGAATAAATACCGCTAACGTAAGCTTTGGGCTGATTTGAATCATAAGTGGAACGACAAAAACAAAAGATACGATCGTATTTGCCGTGTACATGATGCCGGGTCCGAGCACGTCGCGCACGTTGCTCAAATCGCTGATCATACGGTTCATCAAATCGCCGGTTTGAGTATTTTGGAAAAACTGAACATGAAGCTTCTGCAAATGTTTGAAAAAATCCCCGCGCAGATCGTATTCGATTTTCCGTGATGCAACGATAAGCGTTTGACGCATAGCGTATAAAAACACCGCATGCATCAATTCCATGATCACAAATAAGAAAATGTATAAAAAAAGAATTCGAACTCCCCAGTGATCAGATAAAAAAACGGCCAATTGGGCATAGACCGTTTTTTCTGCGCCCGGGATAGGCGGACGAAGCGCGTCAATAGCCTCATTCATGAAGGGCACGCTATGGGATTGGAAAAAATTCTTGAAAACGACAAAAATGAAGCCGAGAATGAAATAATATTTGTACTTTATAAAATAGGGCTTAAGCCGATTAAACATTCCGTGTCCTCAGTTCAATAAATATAATCTGTTTTCCGTAATGTATTGCTCAACTTTTTCCGGAACCATGCCGCCAATAAATTCGCCATGTGCTACGCGTGACCGGATATCGGATGAAGAGATTGAAACCAACGGCACTTCCAAAAAAACCGACCTGTCCAGAAATCGTGTTTCTGTCCGAGAAGCATCGGTATAGGATCGCGGGAACACAATGAATTGCGTCATCCCGAGCAGTCTGTCAGGATCTTTCCACGTCTGCAATGCTGCTAGCGAATCGGATCCGATGATGAGGTATATTTCCGAATCGGCGTATTTTTTTTTTAACTCATCCAAAGTCTTAACCGTGTAGGAAATGCCGCCCAACTTATGCTCAATATCATTGGATATAAAATGCGGATGGCCGGAAATAGCAAGATTCAGCATATTCCAACGGTGTTCGAATGAAATAATATTTTGATGAGGCTTATGCGGTGGATTTGCGGAGGGAATAAAAATAACCTGATCTATATCCGTTTTCTCCAAAACCGTTTCGGCAATGAAAAGATGCCCGTGATGAATCGGATTAAATGTTCCACCGAAAATGCCAAGTTTTGTCATGTCATCCCATTCATCATATGTTCTCAAAGGACTACGTTTTTTTCTTATTTTTTTCTTTTTCTTCTTTCTCTTTTATCTTATTCAACAAATTTCCGGCCTCCGTTACCAACTTTTTTTCCTGAGGATAATCGCTGATAAATTTGTTTAATATCAATGTCGCTTTTTGAAATTCGCCGATCTTAAAATTGCAATATCCTTTCCAGAATCTGGCCTGGCCGGCAAACGGTGAGTCATAATAGTCAATGATAACCTGATCGTAATACACGATAGCGGCTTCAAATTCACTGATTTTCCGGTAAATATTAGCGCTCTCAAAATGTTTTTTCGCCAGTTTCAGCTTGATCGTCGTATAGATCGAGTCGACCTCAGATTTCTTTTCACTCTTAGGATACAAATCCACAAAGTTTTGAACGGCCTCAACGGCTTCATAAGTAAATTTCTGGTCCAGAGCATACCCAGGAGACAATTCATTATAACAGATCACCAAATGATACATGGCGCGTTCAACAAATTCGCTGCGGGAGAAACTGGATACTAAACGGTCGTATTCGGAACTGGCAGATACATAATCCTTCTGGCGAAAGTAACATTCGGCCAAATAATATTGCGCATCATCGGCAATATCGGATCCGCTGAACTTATAAGTAATGAGTGAAAATTCATCCGCTGCTTTAACATAACTCTTCTTGTTAAAAAACTTCATCGCATACTCAAAATGCTCGCGCGACGTCATGTACTGCGTCACGTTTTTCTTACTGCAGGACATAAAAAGCAAACTGCATATGATTGTCAAAATAAACGAGAAAACTATTTTCCGGTACATAGGTTCCTTTATTTTTAAATTACTTTTTACCATAACTTTCACATCAAGCCGTAACTGCATCGTTGCAGGCCAGGACTGCTACTGTTGTATGAGCGAGTATATCAGTTTCCTGCTTTCGTCAACTCAAATGTATGTTTGAGAAAAATTTTGAATTTATCGGAATTAGCGAGGCGATCGTATTCTATTTTTACAATCGTCGACGGTTTCCTGTTCGTTGTAATCTGAAATTCCAAGCGCTTTAACTGGTCGTAATAACGATTTTGAAGCGTGTCAATATACGTTCTGTACTTGGCTTCATTTTTTTTGTCGGCCTTGAGCTGCTGGACCAGGCTGTCGACCACCGTACACGTTTTATCGATGTTATTGGACAATTCGGCCTTGAGGCTGTCCAGCGCGCTCTTATAGACTGCCCATTCTTTGGATACACTCGCGTCGGCATATTTCAAGGCTTTGGAAACGTATGTCTGGAAACGTTCGTCATTCATCAGATTTAAAAACTCCGAACGTACCAAAGGCGCCGATTTTTTTCCGCCTTCCAGACTGTCTTTATTATCCGTGATAGCAAAATAATCGTCGTCGCGAAGCTTCGTAATGACTTCCTCGTGCGTTGGATCTTTATCATCCGCCAATGCGCTTATCAACTTTCCAAAAAAACGGTGGTATTCTTCAATCAGCGGAACGACTTCCCGTTTTGCACGGATCTGCGTGTTTTCAAAATGCCGCCAGCCGATCGCATCCTGAATCAGCGCGAGGATCAGGTTGAGCGAACGCTGCAAATGACGCGGATATTCCGGACGATCCAGACGACGCGTTACGAGATAGGTTGAATAATTTTTTATATCCAACAGCGTTTCTTCAAAATTATCCTCTTCTTCCGCTTTGGTCAAGACCGATTCCGGTATGATATTTTTTTCAACCGCATCTTTTTCTATCATTTTGATCGAATCCATCTTGAACAACGCCTTGACTTTGGACTCAACATACTGGGCATTGAAATTATCTCCATCGCCCTGGCCCCGCGTAATTGTACCGGCTTTGACATAATCGCCGATGGCTATACTCAGCTCAATTTCGTTGATCAGATCCAATATTTTGAATACACCCTGCTGATCGAGCGCAATGTTTTCAGAATCAATTACCGCTTCCACCTGATTCATTGTCATAAAAGCGCGTTCGGCCTTGTTAAAAAAACCAAGTCGTTTACGTATCTCGTTTAATTCGCCGATTTTGCGACTTAATTCATATTCATCGATGTTCATATCCTTGGTCAATTTGGTCGAGTCGAGGCTGATGTGGTCGCTGGTCATTTGCAGCAGATCTATATTAATATCAAACCGGCTCATCAGGCGTGCCGACAGGTACCGTGATGCAAGCGCCGCTTTCTTAATATCAGGATCCTCCTCTTTCATTACCGCTTTGTCAATACATGGCAGTTCTTGTTTAAAATATTCTACAACACGCTGTTTTTCGTTTTTTTGTGTATCCAATTCACCGATGAGTTCCACGAATTCGTATACCTCTTTGATCTGAAAACCCTTTACTTTAAAAATCATCGACGTAAGGTATTGCGTTTCCTGCGCGATCTCGGTCAATTTGCCGGATTCATGCAAAGATTCATCCGGGTTATCAAGACGGCGCGCAAAAGAGATAGCGGCAATAGTTTGGTCGGCTATATTATCTGCAGCGAGAGTTTTCCGAATGGCGTCTTTGATCTCCACATCAAGCGGCGCAAAATTATCCTGAACCAATTTTTCTTCGTATTGTTCCAGCGCCACATCCACTTCCAATTCGTTGATCAACTGCAGCCATTCCAGCTTTTCAGTCTTGGAACCAAGTTCGATATTCAGCTCTCCCGACAGCGTGTCTTCAATAATATGATCGAGAATTCTGAACTGGCGGCGAATGTTGTTGGATTGCCCCAGACGGTTGATAATTATACCTTCCAGCGTCTCGTTGGGATACCCGTATTCGGCAAGCCGCATCTGCAATTTTGACAAAAGATATATATTGATCATATCCTTCATCGTTATCGACTCGCTCTTTCGCATCGTTTCATCGCGTTTCATGGCTTCCGCGAGCAGATTGACGATAAAAACACTTTTCATTTGTTCGTCGTTATTCAGTTCCATTTTATCAATGATCTGGATCAATTTGCATAACGTCTCCGTATCGCGAATCTTTTTTTCAAAAAGGTCTTTGAGTTCTTTAGATCGGCCGGATTTATCCGACCCGCCGCCGTCGGAAGCCGCTTTCTCAAGAATAATCGTGATGATTGCGTTTTCGACGGAACTATGATACAGTTCATTCAATTTGCCTTCAAATATCGGCGTTCCGAAATTCGAGGACTTATTAACAAGGAGGGACAACAGCATATTGATTACCGGCTCCGGAACGATTTTCTGTCCCAACATAACTTCCATTTTTGTAAGCGCGGCGATATCCTCGAGTTTGCTGACCAGTATGGTCTTTCCGCTCTTCGTCTTTTTGAGAATTTCTTCTTCGATCTTCTGAATGACGACGAGAAGTTCCGATTCTGAAAATGAAGCAATTTTAGACTGGAATTGCGTTACATGTTCCGGCATCAGCTTTCCCGGGAAAGCTGAGGATTGAACCAACGCCATAATTTTATCCAGGGCTATTTTCTGGTCATTATCGACTATCGGCGTACTGCGTGTGGCCATACGTTACCTGCAACGTAATGAACGTTATAAAATAACAACTTGACGAAAAATGTAACATAATCGGACGATCATATCAAGCAAATTAAATTGATTCACACTTGACTTTTCATGGCCGTTTGAATACTTTTGCACATTGATCATGACACCATCCGACCTCACAGCGCCATAATCCATGAATGCCATTTCATCTTTTGAAATAACTGTATTCTTTGCTCTTATATTTTTGTCCGGAATATTTTCCAGCATGGAAACAGCCATGCATTCACTTAGTGCCGTTTCTATAAAAGAAATACTGACCCGCGGCGGAACCCGTGCAAAACTCCTGGGTATTTGGTCGTCAAATCAGAATAAGTTTTTAACTACGATCTATGTCGGGAATAATATTTTAAATGTCGGCGCATCGGTGTTAGCCTCAAGCATAACGATTGATATCGCCAGATATCACGGATATCATGAGCCGTACGCCCTTGCCGCGGCGACCGGCGTTATCACGTTTATCCTGCTGCTTTTTGGAGAGGTAATACCCAAAGCTATCGCCCACCATCGCGCGGAAAAAGTTTTTCTCGTTCTCGCAGCGCCGGTCAATATAGCCCTGATTCTATTGCGTCCGTTAAGCGCCTTTTTTGTATGGATTTCGCGCATTATTATCAATGCATTCGGCGGAGCAGAGCAGGT from bacterium includes the following:
- a CDS encoding ABC transporter ATP-binding protein; amino-acid sequence: MFNRLKPYFIKYKYYFILGFIFVVFKNFFQSHSVPFMNEAIDALRPPIPGAEKTVYAQLAVFLSDHWGVRILFLYIFLFVIMELMHAVFLYAMRQTLIVASRKIEYDLRGDFFKHLQKLHVQFFQNTQTGDLMNRMISDLSNVRDVLGPGIMYTANTIVSFVFVVPLMIQISPKLTLAVFIPLLVLSFAINRLSKLIHVRSQKVQEKLSDISSLAQENFSGIRVIKSYVREMFEISRFRSLSEEYVMLNMDMVRVRGIMMSSVILTIGLSVATLLWFGGRLIALQEITIGHFAAFNFYLAMLIWPIIALGWVLSIFQRGSASMIRMNAILETQPKIKDDSGVSHVTKLRGKIEFRNMNFSYQDQRTVLKNINLSIEPGTIVGVVGQTGSGKSTLVNLIPRLFEVPKDSLFIDGIEIHRIPLATLRGHIGMVPQDNFLFSDSILNNVIFGVDESVMNQVEHATEVAQLRSNIEEFPEKYETIIGERGITLSGGQKQRLAIARAVMCDPKILILDDSLSSVDTRTEDEILSHLRQLMQNRTCLIVSHRIQTVKYADMIITLSDGEIIEQGTHEELVSLGGVYADMYQRQLLEEEMETLDQ
- a CDS encoding nicotinate-nucleotide adenylyltransferase, translating into MTKLGIFGGTFNPIHHGHLFIAETVLEKTDIDQVIFIPSANPPHKPHQNIISFEHRWNMLNLAISGHPHFISNDIEHKLGGISYTVKTLDELKKKYADSEIYLIIGSDSLAALQTWKDPDRLLGMTQFIVFPRSYTDASRTETRFLDRSVFLEVPLVSISSSDIRSRVAHGEFIGGMVPEKVEQYITENRLYLLN
- the bamD gene encoding outer membrane protein assembly factor BamD, yielding MQLRLDVKVMVKSNLKIKEPMYRKIVFSFILTIICSLLFMSCSKKNVTQYMTSREHFEYAMKFFNKKSYVKAADEFSLITYKFSGSDIADDAQYYLAECYFRQKDYVSASSEYDRLVSSFSRSEFVERAMYHLVICYNELSPGYALDQKFTYEAVEAVQNFVDLYPKSEKKSEVDSIYTTIKLKLAKKHFESANIYRKISEFEAAIVYYDQVIIDYYDSPFAGQARFWKGYCNFKIGEFQKATLILNKFISDYPQEKKLVTEAGNLLNKIKEKEEKEKNKKKT